The DNA segment AAATGGAAATTTAGGGTCTGGGCGAAGCCGTTGCGACTCAGCAACAATTGACAAGCAAATCGAAACACATAAAATGAGAATCGTTATTATTTGAGAACGATTTCAATTACGCTCCGTGCAGCATCTTTCTCAGAGCATTGCGCTCCCGCCCGAATTAGCGCGCGAGACCAGCATTGCAACACCTTTATAGCCACCCAGCGTTCCTCGCCAGGCAGCCAACCGAATTTATGCCAACTTAGGGGAACGTATGTCAGACACCAAACCACTCCGTAGCAAATCCGGCAACGCCAAATGGCGGCTGGGCGTCCTTCTGCCGCTCGGCGCCGCCTTGAGCGGCATGGCCTTAGCCGAACCTACAGCCAACACCGTTGCCGACAATGACCAGGAACTCGTGCTCGACGACGTTAAAGTCAAAGCCAACCGCGATAAACCGGTCAACCGCTTCAAGGCCGACACGTCTACAACCGGCAGTAAAACCGAAATGGCGATTCGCGATATCCCGCAATCGATCAGCGTGGTCAAGGAAGAACTGATCGAATCGCAAAATGCTTTTAATTTGCGCGATGCGTTGCGTAACGTTAGCGGCCTGACTATCGCTGCCGGCGAAGGCGGCCGCACCGGCGACTCGATTACGTTGCGCGGTTTTTCCGCCAATTCCGACCAATATCTGGACGGCGTCAAGGACAACGGCCAATACGCCCGCGACACCTTCTTTATCGAGCGGGCCGAAGTGCTGAAAGGTGCCTCGTCGATTCTGTTTGGCCGCGGCGCAACCGGCGGCGTGATCAACCAGGTGTTCAAAAAACCCACCGGCAAAACCGGAGTCACCGGCAGCTTCACCTACGGCCTGTACGACTTCAAACGCACCACCATCGACGCCGAGACCAAATACCAGGATCTGGGCGCGCGCTTGAATGTGCTGTACCAGGATGCCGACTCGTTCCGCGACTACAACTACACCAACCGCTGGGGCATTGCGCCGTCGTTCAAATGGGATATCACGGCCGACACCGACCTGACCTTGAATCTGCTTCATCAGCAGGAGGACGGCGTATTCGACTATGGCGTGCCGATGTATAAAGGTCGGCCGGCCGACGTGCCGATCAATACCTTCTACGGTTACTCCGACAACCGGATGATGGACACCGATGTCAACGTCGCCACCGTGGCCTTGACCCACCGCTTCAACCAGGATTTCTCGGTGAAAAATACCGTGCGTTACGGCGACTACGAACGTAAATACCTGACTCACTTATTCTCCTGTCCGAGCACCGGTGTCTGCGTGCCCACCAGCGGCGCCAACGCCGGCACCATCAACCGTAGCCAGGCGCTAAGGTTGAATACGCAGGAAAATATCTATAACCAGACCGACTTCGTTTATAAGAAACCGTTGTTCGGCCACGTCAATACCTTGATGTTCGGCAGCGAGTTCGGTTGGGAGGAGTACGATTTCAAATCCAAAAACTCGACCGGCTTGACCCGGATATCGGTGTTCGATCCGCGTATCACGGCCAGCACCAGCGGCCTGGCTTACGATTTCAGCGGCTTTCTGGCCACCAACCGGCTGACCCGGGCGCAAACCTATGCCGGCTATTTGATGGACCAATTCGAAATTACACCGGAATGGAAAATCCTGGGCGGCACCCGTTACGACGTGTTCGAAGCTCAGCAGATAGACCGGATCAGCACCGGCAATTTCGATACCAGCGTGTCGCAATGGAGCCCGCGCGGCGGCATCATCTGGCAACCCAGCAAGGAGCAGTCTTACTACTTCAGCTACGGCAAGTCCTTCAATCCATCGGCGGAAAGTCTGAGCTTATCGGCCAACAACGCCAACCTGCCGCCCGAACAAAATAACAACTATGAAATCGGTGCCAAGTGGGATTTATTCGACGGCCAACTGTCGGCCACTGCTGCGGTATTCCGTCTGGAAAAAACCAATGCCCGCACCACGTCGCCCGACCCCACTCTGCAAATGCTGGCCGGCGAGCAACGCACCGACGGCTTCGAGCTAGGTTTGGCCGGACAAATCATGCCGAATTGGGATGCGTCGATCACCTATGCCCACCTCGATGCCGAAATCACCAAGTCGACCTCTACCGCGAACGGATCGGTCAGCGGCGCGGTCAAGTCGTTCCTGGGCATGACGCCGGTCAACGTACCCGAGGATAGCGGCGTGGCCTGGACTACTTACCACCTGACCGACAACTGGGAAATCGGCGGCGGCGTGTTTTACGCCAGCCACCGTTACGCCGATAACGTCAACGAAGCGGTTTTGCCCGGCTACGCCCGCTTGGATGCGGTAGTGGCTTACCACCAGAAACATTACGATGTGCAACTGAACGTGTTCAACCTGACCGACACGGTGTATTACGAGTCCGGCCAACAAAACTCGGCGCTGCCAGGGACACCGGTATCCGGCCAGTTGACCGTCAGTTTTAAATATTAACCGCTGCGAAAAAATGTCCGAATCGACGTTTCCCGCTGACTAATTTTGCTCTTACCCATGATTGCCATGAATAGCATCACCGACACTGTACCCACGCCAGCCAACCGCCCGCCGAAAAAAACCAACGGCGGCTATTTATTCCTGCCCAAAAATCTTTCGCGCGGCGCTTTTTTGAAATGGCTGCGCCGCACCCACGCCTGGTTCGGGCTGTGGGGCGCGGCGATGGGTTTGCTGTTCGGTTTTACCGGGATTTTGATGAACCACCGCGAGGTGATGAAAATTCCGATCGGCCGGATGGAGCCCAAGGAAATCCAAATCGCCTTGCCCGAGCCGAAACCGGCCGATCCGAAAGCGCTGGCGGCCTGGCTGGGCCAGACGCTTAACGTCGACACCAGCCACGCCAGAGCGCGAAGAGAACCGGGCAAGATCGTGACCTGGAATAACCAGGCCGTGCAACAGCCGGCCTCGTGGCAGATCAATCTGCGCAACCCGCAACATATGTTGTCGGCCGATTACTGGGAAGGGAATGCTTTTGTCACGGTTAAACAAAGCGACGCCAATCTGCTGCAAACCCTGAACAATCTGCACAAGGGCGTCGGGATGGGCGTGGGCTGGGTGTTGCTGGTCGATACCCTGGCCGGCGGCCTGATTCTGCTCAGTCTGACCGGCACGTTATTGTGGACGCGATTGCACGGTAATCGGCTGGCCGCGGCCGGTTTGGGCTTGGGCTCGTTGAGCCTGATGCTGTATTTCGCCATTGACGCGATCGGAGCTTGAGCCATGCTGATCGAAATTCCGCAGGTGCTGAACCCGGACGAACTCAGCCGAGTCCGCGGGATTCTGGCCGATGCGGCTTGGGCCGACGGCCGGATCACGGCCGGCAGCCAGTCGGCGCAAGTCAAAAACAACTGGCAGTTGCCGGAACAATCCTGCCAAAGCGCGGCGGCCCGCACTATTTTGCTGGACGCGCTGAACCGCAACGCCTTGTTCCTGTCTGCTGCGCTGCCGAAGCGCATCTTCCCGCCCCTATTCAACCGTTACGAAGGTGAACACAACACCTTCGGCAACCATATCGACAATGCGGTTCGGCATTGTCCGGTCAGCGGCCAGCGGGTACGCACCGATTTGTCGGCGACGATTTTTTTGGCCGATCCGGACAGTTACGACGGCGGCGAACTGGTGATCGAAGACACCTACGGCCAGCATGCCGTCAAGCTGGCCGCCGGCGACATGGTGCTGTATCCCGGCTCCAGTCTGCACCGGGTGGAGCCGGTGACGGGCGGCGCCAGGGTGGCGTCGTTTTTCTGGCTGGAAAGCATGGTGCGCGAAACCGAACGCCGCCGGCTGCTGTTCGAAATGGACATGGCCATCCTGCAGTTACGCAACACCGGTGGCGACAGCGAGCCGGTGGTCAATCTGACCGGCTGCTACCACAATCTACTGCGGATGTGGGCTGAGGTTTAAGCGCGCATCCCGACTTTCTAGCGGCGGCTGACCGGGACTCGGTTTCGAGCCGTGCAACCTATTGTGCCGCTATCGGCTACACTTGCCGACATCCGCAACCCGCGCTCGAAGCTTCGCAGACATCCCGCCAATGAACCCGTTTATTTTCGCCGCAGCGGCATTCGCGGCCGCAATGGCCTTAGGCTACTTGCTGATCAAGCGCCGGATCAAGCAGAAGCGGGAGAAATCGCCGAAACCGGCCGTAGCCAAGCCCAATCCCAATGACCGGGTCATCTCCTGCCCGGCCTGCGCTCAGCAAATCAAATTCACGCTACCGGTCAAAAGTAATAAGGCCCAATGCCGCAAGTGCGCGGCACAATTCAAATTGGACGTCGACGCGCATAACAACGTCTATATCACCGAAATCAAGCTGCCGGAAGACGATACCGCGGTCAAAACCTTGGACGAATGCTTTGCAATTCTGGAAGTGAAGCCGGAAGCGATTCCGCTGGACATCCGCGCTGCTTATAAGAAGAAAATTTCGGAATACCACCCGGACAAGGTCGAAAACCTGGGCGCGAAAATCAGGCAAGTGGCGGAAGAAGAAACCCGAAGAATCAATGCCGCCTATGCGATGTTGCAGGAAGACGACCGGGTTTAATCGTTGGCCATCTTTGCCAGCCGAATCATCTCGATCTGATTGCCGGCCGGGTCTTGAATGTACACCGATGCAGTGCCGTCGCGATGAGTTCGCAATGGGCCGTAGTCCTCCGCATGTTCGGAGACGATGGCAAAATGCGGCGGGTGTTGGTTGGGCAGCACCAATGCCAGCGCTACGTTGGCAAATTGCAGCAAGGCCCAGGTTTGGTCCTGATACGCCACACGCACTTGGTAACGGCTGGTGTACCAGTCCACGCTTTGTTGAATATCGTCGACTTGAATCGCGATGTGGTGAATGGTGTCCATGTTTTATCCTCCAGCGGCCTGTTTCCAGTCAGTTGCCAGGCCATTTATACCGCACAAAAGTTCGGCGGCAAATTGAGGCAAATCAAACTGCGGCCGCGACTTGCGAACAGGATTTAAGCGCCGAACAAAATCCTTAAATTTATTATGCGACAAATTGTCGCGTTTTTCTGGACAAGTGCATTTTTCTTCACTAGAATGCGCCCACCTTGACTTAGGTCAATACGCCTTGCAAGGGCGTATCTTTAAAAAGGGGGAGGAGGTAAGCGACCGTTTCGGCGGTATAACAAGAAAAACAGCGCAACACTTTAACCTACCGCTACATCGGGTAGGCGTCCATCAAAAAAACATAAAAACACCGGACGGAGCCCACTACAATGTGGGCTTTTTTTATGTTCTTATACTTTCAATTCTACTTGTCGTTATGCTGATGAAAGAAAAGCCAGACTCCATACCCGCCGAACTGATGGAATACGAGCGGTTTATCGAGGAATTGCTCAACGATACCAAGCATCCGGTCCATAACCGCGCTCACCCGCTCCACAAAGAATCCGTCAAAGCGCTCGACGAGATGATGCGGCGGGTGGAAGAAATGCGCAACGAGTGGCTATCAAAGGGCTGAGCCCTGCATCCCGGACTGGGATGATCGGCTCGGTTGCTTGGCGCCTCGTATCGGCTCCAAACATCGGCCTCTCCTGCCAGCCATCAGCAAACCAAGCCATGCTGGCTTAAATCAGTGCACCTCGGTCGAAACCACCATCGGACAATTTAATTTGCCCGGATACTGACTGACCATCTGCACTAATTCCTGCGCTAACTGTAATCGGCGCTGGTTTTCCAGCAAGGCTTGCAGCCAAATCAATTGGTTTTTCAATTCTGCGATCTGGCCTTCCTGTTCGGCCACGGTTTGCAATAAAGCCTCGAAAGTCATCGTGGACATTTCTGTATCCCCCGTTTCGTGAAATAACCGCGACAGCGGTTTTTGAGTTCAATGCCGGACTTGGCGACGATCACGCTGTTTTTCAATGCCGCCCTGTTCAACAGCGACATCGTCGTTATTGCCCCGGCATCGCGTACTCAATTAAGCGGCCGAAACTGAAAAACCTGCAATCCGCCCTTTTGCAAACTGTGACTGCGATCCGCAAAGATTTCGCTTACCCCCGTGTCAACCAAAACCGGGTTGGTTGGTGTCGTTACAAGCCAAACCGCTATACCAATCCGGATCGCAGCACGCCTGAACATTGGAAACTACAAAACCACTCGCCGCTTTACACCGACACGGCTAAATAGTCTATTCTGAAGCCACGCGCCATAAAGACACCAGGCCAAACTGTGCGATAGAATGTTGAATTGATTCTACCCGGAGGATAGGCAATGCCTCACGATACACTCAAAGTTTATAGCGAAGCCGAAATTGCCGAACGATTGAGTCGCGACTTGCCGCACTGGTATTACGAGAACGGCTGGATTCGGCGCAAATTCAAAACCAGCGGCTGGAAAGCCACGTTGATGGTCGTCAATACCGTCGGCCATCTGGCGGAGAAAGCCTGGCACCATCCGGATTTAACGGTTTCCTACGCATTCGTGATCGTCAAACTGGTCACCCATGCCGCCAAAGGCGTGACCGAAATGGATTTCGCACTGGCAAAAAAAATCGAGCAGGTGGTGTTGTGGGACGCCGCCGCCGAATCCGACGGCATTTTCGAGGGCACGCCGGACGATCCGCGTTTCAAATACATTAAAAAAGACTGAGGACAGCACGATGACTGAAATCACCGAGGTACCCAGCCCGTTTTGCGGCATCGGCACCGACGATCTGAGTATCAAGGTGGAAGGCTTGGCCGTGACAGTAACCGCCAACGGTTGCGCGGTCAACACCCCCGCCTTCGAAC comes from the Methylomonas sp. EFPC3 genome and includes:
- a CDS encoding TonB-dependent siderophore receptor, with amino-acid sequence MSDTKPLRSKSGNAKWRLGVLLPLGAALSGMALAEPTANTVADNDQELVLDDVKVKANRDKPVNRFKADTSTTGSKTEMAIRDIPQSISVVKEELIESQNAFNLRDALRNVSGLTIAAGEGGRTGDSITLRGFSANSDQYLDGVKDNGQYARDTFFIERAEVLKGASSILFGRGATGGVINQVFKKPTGKTGVTGSFTYGLYDFKRTTIDAETKYQDLGARLNVLYQDADSFRDYNYTNRWGIAPSFKWDITADTDLTLNLLHQQEDGVFDYGVPMYKGRPADVPINTFYGYSDNRMMDTDVNVATVALTHRFNQDFSVKNTVRYGDYERKYLTHLFSCPSTGVCVPTSGANAGTINRSQALRLNTQENIYNQTDFVYKKPLFGHVNTLMFGSEFGWEEYDFKSKNSTGLTRISVFDPRITASTSGLAYDFSGFLATNRLTRAQTYAGYLMDQFEITPEWKILGGTRYDVFEAQQIDRISTGNFDTSVSQWSPRGGIIWQPSKEQSYYFSYGKSFNPSAESLSLSANNANLPPEQNNNYEIGAKWDLFDGQLSATAAVFRLEKTNARTTSPDPTLQMLAGEQRTDGFELGLAGQIMPNWDASITYAHLDAEITKSTSTANGSVSGAVKSFLGMTPVNVPEDSGVAWTTYHLTDNWEIGGGVFYASHRYADNVNEAVLPGYARLDAVVAYHQKHYDVQLNVFNLTDTVYYESGQQNSALPGTPVSGQLTVSFKY
- a CDS encoding J domain-containing protein — translated: MNPFIFAAAAFAAAMALGYLLIKRRIKQKREKSPKPAVAKPNPNDRVISCPACAQQIKFTLPVKSNKAQCRKCAAQFKLDVDAHNNVYITEIKLPEDDTAVKTLDECFAILEVKPEAIPLDIRAAYKKKISEYHPDKVENLGAKIRQVAEEETRRINAAYAMLQEDDRV
- a CDS encoding Fe2+-dependent dioxygenase, which translates into the protein MLIEIPQVLNPDELSRVRGILADAAWADGRITAGSQSAQVKNNWQLPEQSCQSAAARTILLDALNRNALFLSAALPKRIFPPLFNRYEGEHNTFGNHIDNAVRHCPVSGQRVRTDLSATIFLADPDSYDGGELVIEDTYGQHAVKLAAGDMVLYPGSSLHRVEPVTGGARVASFFWLESMVRETERRRLLFEMDMAILQLRNTGGDSEPVVNLTGCYHNLLRMWAEV
- a CDS encoding PepSY-associated TM helix domain-containing protein, which encodes MNSITDTVPTPANRPPKKTNGGYLFLPKNLSRGAFLKWLRRTHAWFGLWGAAMGLLFGFTGILMNHREVMKIPIGRMEPKEIQIALPEPKPADPKALAAWLGQTLNVDTSHARARREPGKIVTWNNQAVQQPASWQINLRNPQHMLSADYWEGNAFVTVKQSDANLLQTLNNLHKGVGMGVGWVLLVDTLAGGLILLSLTGTLLWTRLHGNRLAAAGLGLGSLSLMLYFAIDAIGA
- a CDS encoding VOC family protein, with protein sequence MDTIHHIAIQVDDIQQSVDWYTSRYQVRVAYQDQTWALLQFANVALALVLPNQHPPHFAIVSEHAEDYGPLRTHRDGTASVYIQDPAGNQIEMIRLAKMAND
- a CDS encoding 4a-hydroxytetrahydrobiopterin dehydratase, giving the protein MPHDTLKVYSEAEIAERLSRDLPHWYYENGWIRRKFKTSGWKATLMVVNTVGHLAEKAWHHPDLTVSYAFVIVKLVTHAAKGVTEMDFALAKKIEQVVLWDAAAESDGIFEGTPDDPRFKYIKKD